The following proteins come from a genomic window of Nostoc sp. TCL26-01:
- the aroF gene encoding 3-deoxy-7-phosphoheptulonate synthase has protein sequence MINAKLVAQSHPGHQTIVRLSDTVAFGGEELVIIGGPCAVESLEQMQTVAQKLGGETVHALRGGVYKPRTSPYAFQGMGEVGLEVLARVRSHYNIPVITEVMAISQIEVIATHADMLQVGSRNMQNFDLLKALGQAGKPILLKRGLAATIEEFVMAAEYVVSHGNPDVVLCERGIRSFDNYTRNVLDLGAVAALKQITHLPVIVDPSHAVGKRELVAPVAKAAVACGADGLIIECHPEPEKSVSDARQALSLEDMVSLVDSLKPVALAVGRRISKNRGVGFKPTPICCVI, from the coding sequence ATGATTAATGCCAAACTTGTTGCCCAATCTCACCCTGGTCATCAAACAATTGTTCGACTCTCAGACACCGTTGCTTTCGGTGGAGAGGAATTGGTGATTATCGGTGGCCCTTGTGCGGTAGAGAGTTTAGAGCAAATGCAGACAGTAGCTCAAAAACTAGGCGGAGAAACTGTCCATGCTTTACGTGGTGGTGTTTACAAACCGCGTACTTCTCCCTATGCTTTTCAGGGAATGGGAGAAGTTGGATTAGAAGTTTTAGCGCGAGTGCGATCGCACTATAATATTCCAGTCATCACCGAAGTTATGGCAATTTCGCAAATTGAAGTAATTGCAACTCATGCGGATATGTTGCAGGTGGGTAGCCGGAATATGCAGAACTTCGACTTGCTCAAAGCTTTAGGGCAAGCTGGTAAACCCATACTCCTCAAGCGTGGTTTAGCAGCCACAATCGAAGAATTCGTGATGGCGGCTGAATATGTTGTCAGTCATGGTAATCCTGATGTGGTGCTGTGCGAACGAGGTATTCGCAGCTTCGATAATTACACCCGCAACGTTTTAGATTTAGGTGCAGTCGCCGCACTCAAGCAAATTACCCACTTACCTGTGATTGTTGATCCTTCCCACGCCGTTGGTAAACGGGAACTAGTTGCACCAGTAGCCAAGGCGGCTGTAGCTTGTGGTGCTGATGGGTTAATTATTGAGTGTCACCCAGAACCAGAAAAATCTGTATCTGATGCTCGTCAAGCTTTATCTCTGGAGGATATGGTGAGTTTAGTTGATAGTTTAAAGCCTGTCGCCTTAGCCGTTGGACGGAGAATATCAAAAAACAGAGGGGTGGGTTTCAAACCTACCCCTATTTGTTGTGTAATTTAA
- a CDS encoding caspase family protein: MAKMALVIGVSDYEPGLTPLPGAARDIEAMRQVLQQPDVGAFNEVNTLLNPTPQQMQEAIETLFSGRKKDDLVLLFFSGHGVKDNNGKLHLATRITRKTPQGELIRATAVSASFVQDIMSNSRSKRQVVILDCCFSGAFAEGWLAKDDSSVDVKSQLGGEGRAVLTSSTSTQYSFEQEGSDLSTYTRYLVEGIATGAADIDSDGVVSIDELHEYAKGKVQEAAPAMKPEIYAVKEGYKIRLFQAPIEDPKLRYRKEVEHFAIRGVISVVGRNTLDALRDGLGLLPEVAATIEDEVLKPYREYQKRLHRYQQVLVEAIGREHSLSRHTQYELKHLQRVLQLRDEDIALIEAQITSHKKAIQPSGEAEKEMSVQTSDGSEDVTLVNPSNTVLLATSPDELPLPPRIRPPQAISETFVRNPKLLMGVSIAAALALVAYLLVTLSREQPIKSPTSIASPTSADATKNSSLDLYNQAFDKQKQGNNQGAIADYTQAIKINQNWGTDNPDTNYYGIASAYFNRGFVHYSLSEFRPAFDNFQQAVNFKSDLAIAYYYRGLARYFSDKDRQGALRDLMQGITINKNWGAINPAANYFGKASAVFSLGDINSELGNIPEAIKNYQDAISLFQKRGEIFNAQKAQDRIKELQKRNK; encoded by the coding sequence ATGGCTAAGATGGCACTAGTGATTGGGGTCAGCGATTACGAACCTGGTTTGACACCCTTGCCTGGAGCTGCTAGAGATATAGAGGCAATGCGGCAAGTATTACAGCAGCCCGATGTGGGTGCTTTTAATGAAGTCAATACATTGTTAAATCCTACACCTCAACAGATGCAGGAAGCAATTGAAACGTTGTTTTCCGGTCGCAAGAAAGACGATTTAGTACTGCTGTTTTTCTCTGGTCATGGTGTCAAAGACAACAATGGTAAGCTGCATTTAGCTACTCGCATCACTCGTAAAACCCCACAGGGAGAACTAATTCGCGCCACAGCAGTTTCAGCCAGTTTTGTCCAAGACATTATGAGTAATAGCCGTTCTAAGCGACAAGTTGTTATTCTGGATTGTTGCTTTAGTGGAGCATTTGCGGAGGGTTGGTTAGCAAAAGATGATAGTTCTGTAGATGTTAAAAGCCAATTGGGAGGAGAAGGACGAGCTGTGCTTACGTCTTCGACTTCCACCCAGTATTCCTTTGAGCAGGAAGGATCAGACCTTTCGACTTACACTCGTTATCTAGTCGAGGGAATTGCGACTGGAGCAGCAGATATTGATAGCGATGGTGTAGTTTCCATTGATGAACTGCATGAGTATGCCAAAGGGAAAGTTCAAGAAGCTGCGCCAGCAATGAAACCAGAAATTTATGCCGTGAAAGAAGGCTACAAAATCCGTCTTTTTCAAGCACCCATCGAAGATCCAAAACTAAGGTATCGCAAAGAAGTTGAGCATTTTGCCATTCGTGGCGTGATTTCTGTCGTAGGGCGTAATACCTTAGATGCCTTACGAGATGGGTTAGGACTGCTACCAGAAGTTGCGGCAACAATTGAAGATGAGGTACTCAAACCTTACCGAGAGTACCAGAAAAGATTGCACCGTTATCAGCAAGTTTTAGTTGAGGCGATTGGGCGTGAGCATTCTCTCAGTCGCCACACTCAATACGAGTTAAAACATTTACAACGGGTTTTACAACTCAGAGATGAAGACATTGCTTTAATTGAAGCACAAATTACTTCTCACAAAAAAGCAATTCAACCTTCAGGTGAAGCGGAGAAAGAGATGTCGGTGCAAACTTCCGACGGATCTGAAGATGTGACACTTGTCAACCCGTCAAACACAGTTCTTTTAGCTACAAGCCCAGATGAACTTCCTTTGCCACCGAGAATTAGACCTCCACAGGCTATTTCTGAGACATTTGTGCGAAACCCTAAACTCCTGATGGGAGTAAGCATTGCTGCTGCTTTAGCTTTAGTCGCTTATTTACTGGTGACATTATCCCGCGAGCAACCAATTAAATCACCAACATCGATCGCCAGTCCTACTTCTGCTGATGCAACCAAGAATAGTTCATTAGACCTCTATAATCAGGCATTTGACAAACAAAAGCAAGGCAATAACCAAGGTGCGATCGCAGATTACACTCAAGCAATTAAAATTAATCAAAACTGGGGAACAGATAATCCTGATACTAACTACTATGGTATTGCCTCTGCCTATTTCAATAGAGGTTTTGTTCACTATTCATTGAGCGAATTTCGCCCTGCTTTTGACAATTTTCAGCAGGCAGTTAATTTTAAGTCTGATCTAGCTATTGCCTATTACTATCGGGGACTTGCTCGCTACTTCTCAGATAAAGATCGCCAAGGAGCGCTCAGAGATTTAATGCAGGGAATTACTATCAACAAAAACTGGGGAGCTATCAATCCGGCAGCTAACTATTTTGGTAAAGCCTCTGCTGTCTTTAGCTTGGGAGATATCAACTCTGAACTAGGCAACATACCAGAAGCTATTAAAAATTACCAAGATGCCATTTCTCTGTTTCAGAAAAGGGGCGAGATATTCAATGCCCAAAAAGCACAGGACAGAATTAAAGAACTTCAAAAGCGCAATAAGTAA
- the ilvC gene encoding ketol-acid reductoisomerase codes for MARLYYDTDANLDLLTGKTIAIIGYGSQGHAHALNLKDSGLNVIVGLYPGSKSAAKAQAAGLTVKNVADAANAADFIMILLPDEVQKTVYLNEIAPNLEEGNVLAFAHGFNIHFGQVVPPANVDVVMVAPKGPGHLVRRTYEQGEGVPALFAVYQDASGKARDRALAYAKGIGGSRAGVLETTFREETETDLFGEQAVLCGGLSALIKAGFETLLEAGYQPELAYFECLHEVKLIVDLVVEGGLAKMRDSISNTAEYGDYTRGPRIVTEQTKAEMRKILSEIQSGQFAREFVLENQSGKPGFTALRRQEAEHKIEEVGKELRAMFSWLKKA; via the coding sequence ATGGCCCGGTTGTATTATGACACAGATGCTAATTTAGACCTTTTAACAGGAAAAACCATTGCTATCATCGGCTACGGTTCCCAAGGTCACGCCCACGCCCTCAACTTGAAAGATAGTGGTTTGAATGTCATTGTGGGGCTATATCCAGGTAGTAAGTCAGCAGCAAAAGCCCAAGCAGCTGGGTTGACTGTGAAAAATGTGGCAGATGCTGCCAACGCTGCCGATTTCATCATGATTTTATTACCTGATGAAGTCCAAAAAACAGTTTATCTCAACGAAATTGCCCCCAACTTAGAAGAAGGCAATGTACTGGCCTTTGCCCACGGGTTTAATATTCACTTTGGACAAGTCGTACCACCTGCCAATGTAGATGTAGTGATGGTAGCACCCAAAGGCCCTGGACATTTAGTCCGTCGGACTTACGAACAAGGTGAAGGTGTCCCCGCCCTGTTTGCAGTGTATCAAGATGCTAGTGGTAAGGCACGCGATCGCGCCTTAGCCTATGCTAAAGGTATCGGTGGGAGTCGTGCTGGTGTTCTAGAAACAACATTCCGCGAAGAAACAGAAACCGATTTATTTGGTGAACAAGCTGTATTATGCGGTGGTTTGAGTGCTTTAATTAAAGCCGGTTTTGAAACTTTATTAGAAGCAGGTTATCAGCCAGAGTTGGCTTATTTTGAATGTCTCCACGAAGTCAAGTTAATTGTGGACTTGGTGGTAGAAGGTGGTTTAGCAAAAATGCGTGATAGCATTTCCAATACTGCTGAATACGGTGATTATACCCGTGGTCCTCGCATTGTCACCGAACAAACCAAAGCTGAAATGCGGAAGATTCTCAGTGAAATTCAATCAGGTCAATTTGCACGAGAGTTTGTTTTAGAAAACCAATCTGGTAAGCCTGGATTTACTGCTTTGCGTCGTCAAGAAGCTGAACATAAAATTGAAGAAGTTGGCAAAGAACTACGAGCAATGTTTAGCTGGTTAAAGAAAGCTTAA
- a CDS encoding aldo/keto reductase, protein METKQLGKTDVFVSAIGLGGMPMSVYDRPPESQSIPVIHRALDLGITFIDTADSYCKDESDKHHNERLIHKALASYPGDVSQVIVATKGGLMRPHQNWTRNGNPEHLRQTIRASFAALGGEKPIDLWQYHSPDPQYTIAQSLAPVKAAVEEGLIRFVGVSNFSVAQIKQAQDVVDIISVQNQYSPWERQPETDGVLEYCEQEGLTFLPWSPFGGRRRYQDLQDIPAIAQLAKDKGVSVYCIVLAWLRAKSPSILPIPGASKVSSIEDTVQAIGVKLSEAEVQKISVVR, encoded by the coding sequence ATGGAAACTAAACAGCTAGGAAAAACCGATGTCTTTGTGAGTGCCATTGGTTTAGGTGGGATGCCAATGTCAGTATATGACCGCCCTCCAGAATCGCAGTCCATCCCAGTGATTCACCGCGCTTTGGATTTGGGTATTACATTTATTGATACTGCCGACTCTTATTGCAAAGATGAGTCCGATAAGCACCACAATGAAAGACTGATTCACAAAGCACTTGCTAGTTACCCTGGTGATGTCAGCCAAGTAATTGTCGCCACCAAAGGCGGTTTAATGCGTCCTCATCAAAACTGGACACGCAACGGCAATCCCGAACATCTGCGACAAACAATTCGTGCCAGCTTTGCAGCCTTGGGTGGTGAAAAACCCATCGACCTTTGGCAATACCACTCTCCAGACCCGCAATATACCATTGCCCAATCCCTAGCACCAGTAAAAGCAGCTGTAGAGGAAGGTTTAATTCGATTTGTGGGAGTTTCTAATTTTTCCGTAGCACAAATTAAACAAGCACAAGATGTAGTAGATATTATCTCCGTCCAAAATCAATACAGTCCTTGGGAACGACAACCAGAAACCGATGGTGTATTGGAATATTGTGAGCAAGAAGGATTGACATTTTTACCTTGGAGTCCTTTTGGTGGTCGTCGTCGCTATCAAGACCTACAAGATATTCCGGCGATCGCTCAATTAGCTAAAGACAAAGGCGTATCTGTATACTGTATTGTACTAGCGTGGTTGCGTGCCAAGTCCCCATCCATTTTACCTATCCCCGGCGCAAGCAAAGTTTCCAGCATCGAAGACACAGTCCAAGCTATTGGAGTCAAACTATCTGAAGCAGAAGTACAAAAAATTAGTGTAGTTAGGTAA
- a CDS encoding DEAD/DEAH box helicase, with the protein MSFSHLGLSPEIIRAVTERGYTKPTPIQMQAIPAVLSGSDLLAGAQTGTGKTASFTLPLLHRLSENSVKSTSNKSSAIRALILTPTRELAAQVEESVRDYGKYLKLNPMVMFGGVSINPQKRLLQGRVDILVATPGRLLDHVHQGTVNLSQVEILVLDEADRMLDMGFIRDIRRILSLLPKQRQNLLFFATFSDKIKELATGLLDRPKMIEVARRNVTAETVAQKIYKVERDRKRQLLAHLIRKDNWYQVLVFTRTKYGADRLVKQLADERIQALAIHGNKSQSARTHALAKFKNGSLQVLVATDIAARGLDISELPHVVNFDLPNVPEDYVHRIGRTGRAGASGEAISLVSVDEYHLLADIEKLIEKRLPVEVVTNFGVTSHTKPEPIADERKHTPKDSPRPPRSNTKSLPQKSAKKSTPRRVTGSKKFDARPSSSRRGAKRSDR; encoded by the coding sequence ATGTCTTTTTCTCATCTCGGCTTGTCCCCAGAAATTATTCGTGCAGTCACCGAGCGGGGGTACACTAAACCCACGCCAATTCAGATGCAAGCGATTCCTGCTGTCTTGTCAGGTAGCGATCTTTTAGCCGGCGCACAAACTGGTACTGGCAAAACAGCCAGCTTCACCTTGCCACTCTTGCATCGGTTGTCAGAAAACAGTGTTAAAAGTACATCGAATAAAAGCTCGGCAATTCGAGCGCTGATTCTCACCCCGACTCGTGAACTAGCCGCACAAGTGGAAGAAAGCGTGCGTGACTACGGCAAGTACCTGAAATTAAACCCGATGGTGATGTTTGGTGGAGTCAGCATTAATCCGCAAAAACGGCTTTTACAGGGTCGCGTGGATATTCTAGTCGCAACCCCAGGACGATTGCTAGACCATGTACATCAGGGTACAGTCAACCTGTCACAGGTGGAAATTTTAGTTCTGGATGAAGCAGATCGAATGTTAGACATGGGTTTTATTCGTGATATCCGGCGCATTCTTTCCCTGTTGCCCAAGCAACGCCAAAATTTGCTATTTTTCGCCACCTTCTCAGACAAAATTAAGGAACTAGCCACCGGACTATTAGATCGTCCGAAGATGATCGAGGTAGCACGCCGCAACGTTACCGCCGAAACAGTGGCACAGAAAATCTACAAAGTAGAACGCGACAGAAAGCGCCAATTACTTGCTCACTTGATTCGGAAGGATAATTGGTATCAAGTACTAGTCTTCACTCGCACAAAGTATGGTGCTGATCGTTTAGTCAAGCAATTGGCTGATGAGCGTATTCAAGCACTAGCTATCCACGGGAATAAAAGCCAGTCGGCGCGTACCCACGCTCTAGCAAAGTTCAAGAATGGCAGTTTACAAGTGTTAGTAGCAACCGACATTGCTGCACGAGGTCTTGACATCAGTGAATTACCTCATGTCGTCAATTTCGATCTGCCCAATGTCCCAGAAGATTATGTTCATCGTATAGGTCGTACTGGCCGCGCTGGCGCGTCGGGTGAAGCCATATCCCTGGTATCTGTTGATGAATACCATCTGTTAGCAGATATCGAAAAACTGATTGAAAAACGATTGCCTGTGGAAGTAGTTACTAATTTTGGTGTCACTTCCCACACCAAACCAGAACCAATTGCCGATGAACGCAAGCATACACCCAAAGATAGCCCGCGTCCACCCCGATCCAATACTAAATCCTTGCCCCAAAAATCAGCGAAAAAATCAACACCAAGAAGGGTGACAGGTAGTAAAAAGTTTGATGCTCGTCCCAGCTCATCCCGTCGTGGAGCTAAACGAAGCGATCGCTAG
- the pgeF gene encoding peptidoglycan editing factor PgeF, with the protein MHTWHWHNWEGLSYLSCSLLKDWQHGFFTHQFWPMLPPELTKLLHPEASAYRLKQVHGNTVLTPQEIDQQLCLIEDDLALADGLVSEQPLQAIWVASADCTPVLIGDVQTGQVAALHAGWRGTAKQIVPQAIARLQAQGSKLDDLRIAMGPAIAGEVYQVSVEVAAEIGASIISGDDPHKIVQALHALPHSPLLADPEPGRVRVDVRQVNTLQLQNLGISVEQIAIAPYCTYQTPEHFFSYRREQEKKVQWSGIVSGRIGE; encoded by the coding sequence ATGCACACTTGGCACTGGCACAATTGGGAAGGACTATCTTATTTAAGTTGTAGCCTTTTAAAAGATTGGCAACACGGCTTTTTTACTCACCAGTTTTGGCCGATGTTGCCTCCAGAATTGACAAAGCTGCTGCACCCAGAAGCATCAGCATATCGCTTGAAACAAGTACATGGAAATACAGTTCTGACACCCCAAGAAATAGATCAGCAACTTTGTCTGATTGAAGATGATTTAGCCTTGGCAGATGGTTTAGTTAGCGAACAACCCCTACAAGCAATCTGGGTAGCCAGCGCCGATTGTACACCAGTTTTAATTGGCGATGTCCAAACTGGACAAGTGGCAGCACTCCATGCAGGTTGGCGGGGTACAGCTAAACAAATTGTTCCCCAAGCGATCGCTCGTCTGCAAGCCCAAGGCAGTAAATTAGATGATTTACGAATTGCTATGGGGCCAGCCATTGCTGGTGAAGTTTACCAAGTCTCGGTGGAGGTAGCAGCAGAAATTGGTGCTAGCATCATCTCTGGTGATGATCCTCACAAAATTGTCCAAGCATTACACGCATTACCCCATTCTCCCTTACTAGCTGATCCCGAACCGGGTAGAGTCCGAGTTGATGTCCGTCAAGTCAATACTTTGCAACTACAAAACTTAGGTATCAGTGTCGAGCAAATAGCGATCGCACCTTACTGCACATATCAAACCCCAGAACATTTCTTTTCCTATCGCCGTGAACAAGAGAAAAAAGTCCAGTGGTCAGGAATTGTTAGTGGGAGAATAGGGGAATAG